A region of Lycium barbarum isolate Lr01 chromosome 3, ASM1917538v2, whole genome shotgun sequence DNA encodes the following proteins:
- the LOC132630716 gene encoding histone H2AX-like codes for MSSTAETKSVWGRGKAKGSKKSVSRSQKLGLQFPVGRIARYLKKGGYAQHLGSGSPIYLSAVLEYLASEVLELTGNAARDNNKNRIILRYIQLEGLFHHW; via the exons ATGAGTTCCACAGCAGAAACAAAATCAGTTTGGGGTAGAGGAAAAGCTAAAGGTTCAAAAAAATCTGTATCAAGATCTCAAAAATTAGGTCTCCAATTCCCAGTTGGCCGTATTGCTAGGTATCTGAAAAAGGGTGGATATGCTCAACATCTTGGCTCTGGTTCACCTATCTATCTCTCTGCAGTTCTCGAATATCTTGCTTCCGAG GTTCTAGAGCTTACTGGGAATGCTGCTagagacaacaacaagaacagGATTATTCTGAGGTATATACAACTTGAAGGATTATTCCACCATTGGTAG
- the LOC132630469 gene encoding ferritin-like catalase Nec2 has translation MAFTSAFVISIVFISELVFVCHSNNPVCESGYPKDEIPVYKEDRDYVHFAQNLEYLEAEYFLWASFGHGLDVMAPYLTKGGPPPVGGQKANLDPFTKSIIVEFGCEEMGHLRAINEVMGGIPRPLLNLTAENIGKIFNAAFEYKLEPHLIPTGIA, from the exons ATGGCTTTTACTTCGGCCTTCGTAATTTCCATAGTGTTTATTAGTGAGCTTGTCTTTGTCTGTCATTCAAATAATCCAGTTTGTGAATCAGGGTATCCAAAGGATGAAATCCCAGTGTACAAAGAAGACAGAGACTACGTGCATTTtgcacagaatttggagtacTTGGAAGCAGAATATTTTTTATGGGCTTCCTTTGGGCATGGTCTTGATGTTATGGCACCATATTTAACAAAGGGAGGACCCCCTCCGGTTGGTGGCCAAAAAGCAAATCTTGATCCATTCACAAAGAGCATTATAGTGGAATTTGGCTGCGAAGAAATGGGCCATCTAAG gGCAATTAACGAAGTAATGGGCGGCATTCCTAGACCTTTACTGAATCTTACCGCtgaaaacattggaaaaatattTAATGCAGCATTTGAATACAAACTGGAGCCCCATTTGATCCCTACAGGGATAGCTTGA